Genomic DNA from Mycobacteroides chelonae CCUG 47445:
ACCGCGAAATCCATGCTCAGCAGGTCGCCGTCGGCCAGCGCGTAATCGTGCGGAAGCCCGTGCAGTACCGCGTCATTCACCGACAGGCAGATGACATTGCGGAACGGTCCGCGCCCGAACGAGGGGGAGTAGTCCCAGTAGCAGGAAACCGCGCCGCGTTCGGTGACCATTGCGCGCGCCCGCTGCTCCAGATGCAGCAGATTGATCCCAGGCGCGGCGATGGCCGACAGCTCGGAGAGCACCGAGGCGACAAACTCGCCGGTCACCCGCATGTGCGCGATCTCTGCGGGTGATTTCAACTCAATCACGCGAACCTCCTGGACGGTATTTAAATACCACCTTAGGGCTTTCGGTATTTAAATACCAAGACTAGAGTCGGCGGCATGGTTCGGCAGCCGCTCACCGCAGAACAACTCGCGGCGGGGAAGCGTCTGGGTGGGCTGTTGCGCTCCGCTCGGGGCGACCGGCCGCTGGAGGACGTCGCCCGTGCGTCCGGAATCTCTCCGGAAACCCTGCGCAAGATTGAAACCGGGCGGCTCCCGACACCCGCGTTCGGTGCCGTCGTGCAGCTGGCCGCCACGTTGCGTCTCGACCTCAACGACATCGCGGCGGCCTGGCAGGAAGAGGCGAAGATCGGCGCCGCGTCGTAACTGGCCCAGCGGCCGTAAAATCTGGCCGATGCACAGCTGGGGCGGGGAGATGCGGCTGCCACGGGGCGCCGTTCTGAGTGCGCTGATCGTGGCCGGAGCTGCAATGGTGCTGCACAACGGCCTCGTCCCGTTCGACACGCGGTTCTTCGGACTGGCCGAAAACGGCTACGACCTGGATACCTATCGCGCCGCGGTACGCGGCCTGTGGGAGGGCAAGAGGCTGTACGAGGCTCCGGCGCTCAACCAGGCGTGGTTCGTCTACCCGCCATTCGCGACGTTGGTTCTCGCGCCGCTCGCCTGGGCCTCGTTCGATGTCGCCAAGTGGGTGTTGCTCGCGCTGTCCATCGCCGCGCTGGCCGTGATCGCGTGGCGCGTCCTGCGTCTGGTCGGCATCCGCGCCGACATCCGGCTGGCCGTGATGGCCGCGGCGCTCGCGGTTGTCGTCATCGATGTCGAACCGGTGCAGGCCACCCTCTGGTGGGGTCAGATCAACGTCCTGCTCATGGCGCTGGTCTTCCTGGACCTGGCGCGATCAAACCCGGGACGGTGGCAAGGTATCGGACTCGGACTGGCTGCGGGTATCAAGCTCACGCCGCTGGTCTTCCTGCCCTACCTCCTGCTCACCCGGCAATGGCGTGCGGCCGCCATCGCAACGGCGACATTCGCCGCCACCGCGGCGTTGACGTGGCCGTTGCTCTCGCGCGACAGCGCATGGTTTTGGAGTCATCTCGGAGACACCGCGCACATCAGCCGCATCGATCACTTGGCCAATCAGTCGATCAACGGATTCCTGGCACGCTACTTCTTTCCGCACGCGCGCCCGGAGTGGTTGTGGATTTCCTTGAGCCTCTTGGTGCTTGCCGCTGGCATGGCTGTCGCGGTGTGGGCACACCGTAGAGGAGAGTGCGTGCTGGCAGTGGTGTCGGTAGGGCTCACCGGTTGCGCGGTGTCGCCCTTCAGCTGGGCTGCGCACTGGGTATGGTTCGCCCTCGCGATCGTCTGGCTTGTCGCCAAGGCATGCACAACCGCGCGCCCCTGGTCGAGCGGCTGGGCCTGGCGGGCGGCGGCGCTGTTCGCGATGGTGTTCATGTGGACCCTGCACCGGCCGGGCCGTGGGCACACCACCATCTACTTCAGCGGGGTGTACTGGAACTTCCTTGACCTGCGCCCGTTCTGGATAGGCCAGCTGATGAGCGGCTGGTACCCGTTGGTGTTCCTGTGCTTCATGATCGGCGCCGTCAGCTGGCTGCGGCTCAGCAGTTCCTCGGTGCGGGCTGACCCGGACGACTTCTCGATGCTGTCGACGGACGTCGAGGACTATCCGCCGGACATTCTTGATGAGGAGCTGGCGCTGCGCGCCTAGAGTCCAGGGGGTGGACCCAGTCGCGGCGTTGCGTGAAGTTGCCTACTACAAGGAGCTCGCGCGCGAAGAGTCGCGCCGTGTCATGGCGTACCGCAAGGCCGCCGACGTCATCGCCGCGCTCAGCCCCGAAGAGCGAGAGCGCCACGGTGCCAACAAGACCTGGAAGAGTCTGACGGGCCTGGGCCCCAAGACGGCGACCGTCGTCGCCGAAGCCTGGTCCGGGAAGGTACCGGTGGCGCTCGAACAACTACGCGCCAGCGCCACGGGCACCGGCGGTGGCACCATGCGCGAAGCGCTCAGGGGCGACCTGCATCTGCATTCGAACTGGTCAGACGGATCGGTGCCCATCGAGGAAATGATGAGCACCGCCAAGGCGCTCGGACACGAGTACTGCGCGCTGACGGACCACTCGCCGCGTCTGCGGGTCGCCAACGGGCTGTCCGCGGAACGGTTGCGCGCCCAGCTGAAGGTGATCGACGGACTGCGAGAACAGATGGCACCCATGCGAATCCTCACCGGGATCGAGGTAGACATCCTGGATGACGGCGATCTGGACCAGGACCCCGAGCTTCTGGATCAGCTCGACATCGTTGTCGCGAGTGTGCATTCCAAGCTCGCGATGGACTCCGCTGCGATGACCCGCCGCATGGTCGCCGCCGTGACCAACCCGCGTGTCGACGTGCTGGGTCATTGCACGGGGCGGCTGGTGGAGGGGGAGCGTGGCCTCCGGGCCGAGTCGAAATTCGATGCCGCAGAGGTATTTCGGGCCTGCCGCGATTCGGGAACCGCCGTCGAGATCAACTCACGCCCGGAGCGACGCGATCCACCGCGCCGGCTGCTGGACTTGGCGCTGAACATCGGCTGCGACTTCTCCATCGACACCGACGCGCATGCGCCGGGGCAACTGGAGTTCTCCGGGTACGGCTGCGAGCGTGCGCTCGAGGCAGGCGTCCCGGAAGAACGAGTGATCAACACGTGGCCGGTGGAGCAGCTGTTGGCCAGGACAATTAGGAGCCGTTGATCACCTATTGACACTTTGAACACATTCGCGCAAAGTGTTCAAACGTGAAGCTTGTGAAGACGGCGGGTCCGCGCGGTGAGGTGCCCGAACCGATTGTCGCGGCCGTCGCGCAGACCCTGGTCCGCTCGGGAATCCAGCGTTTCAGCCTCTCGGCGGCCGCGGACGAGGCGGGCGTCTCGCGTGGAACCATCTACAACTGGTTCGGCGGCAAGAAGGAAGCCATCGATGTGGCGGTCGGCTTCATCGCGGGCGCCTTCATCGAGCTGTTCGCCGGGGCGGTGAGTGCCAAAGCCACGCTGACCGAGCAGGTGGGCGAGGCGGCGGTACGCATTAGCGATCACCGGGCCTGGTCCGACCGCCTGGATCCGACCCTGCACGTGTCGAACGTGCTGGAGCTGGTGCTTGAGGAGTGCGGTGACGACCTGATGCGCCGCTCGGTGGAGTTTTGGGTGCCACAGGTGCAGGCGGCCAAGAAGCGCGGCGAGATCGGTAGGGACGTCGACGCCACCGAAGGCGCTGAATGGATCATGCGGACCCTGATGAGCATCGAGGTGTTGCCCGCCATCTCCGTGGACCTGAAAGACCCGGCCGTGGTGCGGGACTACTTCTCCCGGTTCATCCTGCGTGGGTTGGCATGAGTGACATCGACTGTCAGGTGGCGATCATCGGGGCCGGCCCCGGTGGCATCGCCGCCGCTCACTACCTGCGCCGACAGGGTATCGACGACTTCGTGATCTTGGACCGTGCCGACGATTTCGGTGGTACCTGGCGCGATAACACCTATCCGGGCCTCGCCGTGGACATCCCGGTCTTGTTCTACCAGTTGAGCTTTGCACGCACCGGCCGGTGGAACAAGCTCTTCGCCGACGGTGCCGATATCCAGCGTTACCACCTGTCGGTGGTGGACCGCTTGGGTTTACGCAAGCATTTCCGGGGCGGCAGCACCGTTACCGCCGAACGCTGGAACGAGGACCGCAGCCACTGGGAACTCACCGTCGCCGGGAAGCCGACGGTCCGCGCCCGGTATGTCATCAGCGCCGTGGGTGGATACATCGACACCAAACCCGGCCCGGACATCCCCGGCCTCGGCGACTTTCGCGGCAGAACCATGCGGCCCAACGCGTGGGACCACTCCTATGACCACGCAGGTAAGCGCGTCGCGGTGATCGGTACCGGCTCCAGCGGCATCCAGATCGCTCCCGCAGTCGCGGAAACCGCCGCGTCGGTCACCACCTTTCAGCGCACCCCCGCATGGATCATTCCTAAACCCAATCCGAGTATCTCGCTACGCGGGCAGCGGATTCTCGGTGCGCCGTTTGTTCTGACAGTCATCAACGCGCTGATGATCGTATCGATGGACGTCGCCCAGGCGGTGCTGTTCCATCTGCTGCCGCTGCTACCGGAATCACTGCTGCGCAAGATGATTCCTCGATACGACGATATGGCGCGCAGGTGGTATCGCAAACTGCTCGCGGACACCGTCCGTGATCCGGCGTTGCGTGAGGCCTTGATGCCGAGCTACGGGATTCTGGCACGGCGCACCATCTTGTCCAATGACTTCCTGCAGGCCGTGGATGCCGGAGCCGTTCGGCTGGTGACCGATCCCATCACGCGGATCACCGCAAATGGTATCGAGACGGCAGACGGCACCCATCACGACGTCGACCTTCTGGTATTGGCGACCGGATATGAGATCTACACGGATCCGGAGCACTACCTGCCCGGAACCGTGCGGGGCCGTGGCGGATTCGACCTGGGTGAGTACTACCGCGACCACGAGATGCGGACCTACGGCGGCGCGGCGCTGCCTGGCCTGCCCAACCGTTGGGTGTTGGTGGGACCCGAGGGCAACCAGGGGCAGGGGTGGCACGCCATGGTGGAGGCCAACGCGCGTCACACCGCCCGGGTCATCGCCGAATCTGTACGGACCCGCCGAGAGATTGCCGAAGTAAGCCAGCGTGCCTTCGACACTTGGGTGCGGCGGATGGCCCATCAGAGCAAGGCGATCCGGTTGTACGCGACCGACTGCCAACCGCCGCTGAGCACCTATTTCGTCAACTCGAAGGGGGAGGCACGCTACTACCGGCCCCAAACGGTAAGCGAAATGAACTGGTTCTCAACGCATTCCCGACTCTCCGACTACTCATTTCGTCCGGCATCGATCCAAGCGAGGGCTTCCCATGGAAAAAGATCAGAACAATCAGCCTGATAAACCACTGGCCGGCCGGGTCGCGTACATCACGGGGGCGGGGCGCGGGCAGGGCCGCGCACACGCCGTCCGGCTGGCCGCCGATGGCGCCGACATTGTGGCCATCGACAGCTGCGACAAGCCCTCGCCCTATAACGAATACCCGGCCACCACCGCCGAAGACTTCGACGAGACCGTCTCCGCGGTACGGGACCTGGGCCGTGAGATTGTCGCGGAACGTATCGACGTAAGGGACCTTGCCGGGCAGCAGAAGGTGATCAACGAAGCGATCACCCGGTTCGGTCGGCTGGACATCGTGGTCGCCAACGCGGGCATCGCGAGCTGGGCGCGGCTGTGGGAGATCGAGGCCGACCAGTGGCGCGACGTCATCGACGTCAATCTGACCGGTGTGTGGAACACCATCAAGGCGGCGGTCCCCGCAATGATCGAAGCAGGCAACGGTGGGTCCATCATCACGGTCAGCTCATCGGCCGGGATCAAGGCAATGCCCGGCTGCGGCCACTATGTGGCCGCTAAATTCGGTGTCGTGGGTTTGACGAACTCACTGGCGGTTGAGCTGGGGGAGTATGGAATTCGGGTCAACTCCATCCACCCGTATGGAACCAACACGCCGCTGGCGGCCGACGAGTCGGTGCTGCGGATGTTCGAGAAGTACCCGGGTTATCTGCAGAGCTTTAGCCAGACACTGGTGGACAACGACAGGCTCGTCGAACCTGCCGAAATCGCCGAGGTGGTGGCATGGCTCGCCGGCGACGCATCCGGTGTCATGACCGGCGCCCAGATTCCCGTCGACAAGGGGTACTTGAAGCGATGACCACTTGTCCGTTCGCCCCCGGATTCGATTTCACCGACCCGGACCTCATCCAACAGCGCGTCCCCGCCGATGAGTTCGCGTATCTGCGCAAGACCGAACCCATCTGGTGGAATGCTCAGCCCAGGGGAGTGGCCGGATTCAACGACAACGGCTACTGGGTAGTCACCAAACATAGTGACGTCAGAGAGATATCGCGGCTCAACGAAGTCTTCTCCAACAGCCTGAACACCACGGTGGTGCGCTACAACGAGGACATCACCGCCGAGCAGCTGGATATCCAGCGCGAGAATCTGCTGATCGACATGGACGAGCCGAAACACCGCATCCTGCGGCGCATCGTGTCACCGCTGTTCACTCCCAAGGCCGTCAACGGATTACACGAACGGCTGGTGGTGCGCGCC
This window encodes:
- a CDS encoding helix-turn-helix domain-containing protein, coding for MVRQPLTAEQLAAGKRLGGLLRSARGDRPLEDVARASGISPETLRKIETGRLPTPAFGAVVQLAATLRLDLNDIAAAWQEEAKIGAAS
- a CDS encoding glycosyltransferase 87 family protein is translated as MHSWGGEMRLPRGAVLSALIVAGAAMVLHNGLVPFDTRFFGLAENGYDLDTYRAAVRGLWEGKRLYEAPALNQAWFVYPPFATLVLAPLAWASFDVAKWVLLALSIAALAVIAWRVLRLVGIRADIRLAVMAAALAVVVIDVEPVQATLWWGQINVLLMALVFLDLARSNPGRWQGIGLGLAAGIKLTPLVFLPYLLLTRQWRAAAIATATFAATAALTWPLLSRDSAWFWSHLGDTAHISRIDHLANQSINGFLARYFFPHARPEWLWISLSLLVLAAGMAVAVWAHRRGECVLAVVSVGLTGCAVSPFSWAAHWVWFALAIVWLVAKACTTARPWSSGWAWRAAALFAMVFMWTLHRPGRGHTTIYFSGVYWNFLDLRPFWIGQLMSGWYPLVFLCFMIGAVSWLRLSSSSVRADPDDFSMLSTDVEDYPPDILDEELALRA
- a CDS encoding PHP domain-containing protein — its product is MDPVAALREVAYYKELAREESRRVMAYRKAADVIAALSPEERERHGANKTWKSLTGLGPKTATVVAEAWSGKVPVALEQLRASATGTGGGTMREALRGDLHLHSNWSDGSVPIEEMMSTAKALGHEYCALTDHSPRLRVANGLSAERLRAQLKVIDGLREQMAPMRILTGIEVDILDDGDLDQDPELLDQLDIVVASVHSKLAMDSAAMTRRMVAAVTNPRVDVLGHCTGRLVEGERGLRAESKFDAAEVFRACRDSGTAVEINSRPERRDPPRRLLDLALNIGCDFSIDTDAHAPGQLEFSGYGCERALEAGVPEERVINTWPVEQLLARTIRSR
- a CDS encoding TetR/AcrR family transcriptional regulator, whose amino-acid sequence is MKLVKTAGPRGEVPEPIVAAVAQTLVRSGIQRFSLSAAADEAGVSRGTIYNWFGGKKEAIDVAVGFIAGAFIELFAGAVSAKATLTEQVGEAAVRISDHRAWSDRLDPTLHVSNVLELVLEECGDDLMRRSVEFWVPQVQAAKKRGEIGRDVDATEGAEWIMRTLMSIEVLPAISVDLKDPAVVRDYFSRFILRGLA
- a CDS encoding flavin-containing monooxygenase encodes the protein MSDIDCQVAIIGAGPGGIAAAHYLRRQGIDDFVILDRADDFGGTWRDNTYPGLAVDIPVLFYQLSFARTGRWNKLFADGADIQRYHLSVVDRLGLRKHFRGGSTVTAERWNEDRSHWELTVAGKPTVRARYVISAVGGYIDTKPGPDIPGLGDFRGRTMRPNAWDHSYDHAGKRVAVIGTGSSGIQIAPAVAETAASVTTFQRTPAWIIPKPNPSISLRGQRILGAPFVLTVINALMIVSMDVAQAVLFHLLPLLPESLLRKMIPRYDDMARRWYRKLLADTVRDPALREALMPSYGILARRTILSNDFLQAVDAGAVRLVTDPITRITANGIETADGTHHDVDLLVLATGYEIYTDPEHYLPGTVRGRGGFDLGEYYRDHEMRTYGGAALPGLPNRWVLVGPEGNQGQGWHAMVEANARHTARVIAESVRTRREIAEVSQRAFDTWVRRMAHQSKAIRLYATDCQPPLSTYFVNSKGEARYYRPQTVSEMNWFSTHSRLSDYSFRPASIQARASHGKRSEQSA
- a CDS encoding mycofactocin-coupled SDR family oxidoreductase, with the translated sequence MEKDQNNQPDKPLAGRVAYITGAGRGQGRAHAVRLAADGADIVAIDSCDKPSPYNEYPATTAEDFDETVSAVRDLGREIVAERIDVRDLAGQQKVINEAITRFGRLDIVVANAGIASWARLWEIEADQWRDVIDVNLTGVWNTIKAAVPAMIEAGNGGSIITVSSSAGIKAMPGCGHYVAAKFGVVGLTNSLAVELGEYGIRVNSIHPYGTNTPLAADESVLRMFEKYPGYLQSFSQTLVDNDRLVEPAEIAEVVAWLAGDASGVMTGAQIPVDKGYLKR